In Bradysia coprophila strain Holo2 unplaced genomic scaffold, BU_Bcop_v1 contig_350, whole genome shotgun sequence, a genomic segment contains:
- the LOC119080880 gene encoding prestalk protein-like — protein sequence MMDKLNSFVIATFFLYVCYVTSASAITCYSCSDEIACQRPSQYNVTKDCTGACVTIFSGFLPIKKSCVSDLTATETELCNDASNPLCYKCTQANCNNLGRIDHTCLTCSTNNGDTNCLHDPTKIVGTRCPAPTTDEAYCFVTSAGSEATRGCITSTRELQSCSENSLNCSACPVSGTNACNSYPVPTDRIKCVHCSGTNCSTTTSASRYCTDPYDSCVALNNYGNQIQGCAGDMTVNNADFCKNHKHSCNTCNSNDCNRAVPKSPTDYKVCFSCEGITCQRSTLYTQTTDCEKSDTCVTLFENYIPTKKTCYADLSSEEKIKCDTTSNPLCYKCTADRCNSFGRVDHKCLTCSTSTNANCLQNPKSLQTTRCTAPISDDAYCFVKSAGNVVTRGCLNTPHEIASCANDNQQCSFCSVNSNSACNTIEFPSGRRQCHHSRGANPSSLSTSQSKYCAYASDTCLIIKSNGTLSQICSREMNSTEIRICDSNRECCSTCLSNNCNTQIPSYACSTDESHNSSNRNFNSPLFVIIVVSLTITVLMSFSRCVIR from the exons ATGATGGATAAATTAAACAGCTTCGTAATTGCTACATTCTTTTTATATGTTTGTTACGTAACAAGTGCATCAGCAA TAACGTGCTATAGTTGTAGTGATGAAATCGCATGCCAGAGGCCTTCTCAATATAATGTAACAAAGGACTGCACAGGTGCATGTGTGACTATTTTCAGtggat TTCTTCCGATTAAAAAGTCATGCGTCTCAGATTTAACAGCAACTGAAACCGAATTGTGTAATGATGCATCAAATCCCTTGTGTTATAAGTGCACCCAAG CCAATTGTAACAATCTCGGAAGAATTGACCATACATGCTTAACGTGTTCAACAAACAATGGGGACACGAATTGTTTGCATGATCCAACGAAAATCGTCGGAACACGTTGCCCTGCTCCCACAACCGATGAAGCATATTGTTTCGTCACGTCTGCAGGAAGTGAGGCCACACGAGGATGTATAACTTCAACGCGTGAACTTCAAAGCTGTTCAGAGAATAGTTTAAATTGCAGTGCATGTCCTGTTAGTGGAACAAATGCCTGTAATTCGTATCCTGTCCCGACCGATCGAATAAAATGTGTACATTGCAGCGGAACCAATTGCAGTACAACGACAAGTGCATCGCGTTACTGTACCGACCCATATGATAGTTGTGTAGCGCTCAACAACTATGGCAATCAAATCCAGGGTTGTGCCGGAGACATGACGGTAAATAATgctgatttttgtaaaaatcatAAACACAGTTGCAATACTTGCAACTCAAACGATTGCAATCGTGCTGTACCTAAATCTCCGACGGATTACAAAG TGTGCTTTAGCTGTGAAGGTATCACATGCCAACGATCTACATTGTATACTCAGACAACAGACTGTGAGAAAAGCGACACATGTGTGACCTTGTTTGAAAACT ACATTCCAACTAAGAAAACTTGTTATGCCGATCTATCTTccgaagaaaaaatcaaatgtgatACCACCAGCAATCCATTGTGTTACAAATGCACTGCTGATCGATGTAACAGTTTCGGACGTGTAGATCATAAATGTTTAACGTGCAGCACGTCTACAAACGCAAATTGCTTACAGAATCCGAAAAGTCTTCAAACTACCCGTTGCACAGCTCCAATTAGTGACGATGCTTACTGCTTCGTAAAATCT GCCGGTAATGTGGTAACTCGTGGATGTCTGAATACACCACACGAAATAGCCTCATGCGCCAATGATAACCAGCAATGTTCATTTTGCTCCGTAAACAGTAATTCAGCGTGCAATACGATTGAGTTCCCGTCTGGTCGACGACAATGCCATCACAGCAGAGGCGCAAATCCAAGTTCTCTATCTACATCTCAATCAAAATACTGTGCTTATGCCAGTGACACATGCCTAATAATTAAGTCCAACGGAACATTGTCTCAGATTTGTTCGAGGGAAATGAATTCGACCGAAATTAGAATTTGTGATAGTAATCGTGAGTGCTGCAGCACCTGTTTGTCTAACAATTGTAACACACAAATACCGAGTTATGCATGCAGCACCGATGAGAGCCACAACAGCAGCAACAGAAATTTCAACAGTCCATTGTTTGTTATTATTGTAGTGTCGCTTACAATTACCGTACTGATGAGCTTTTCTAGATGTGTTATCCGTTAA
- the LOC119080877 gene encoding FAS-associated factor 1: protein MSESHEDILASFQSITGIDLAEAIYHLEESNWNLLNAIHRVLPQDNIEQEFSTLSASHTNRNAVDEGLNNLDVESNVDEVMTVPSSPVSTFRNIYHSESSTSSNNHHTIGDHSESGSSSGISSSSSSKSPRELSFNIHLKYEIHKIKILDTSTVADLKAKIMSATSIPICRQILTGWIPNEANCTESTILRTLNLDPSNELILKDANDEDFMDEDGLETNTRANEIFTVNITRQPDGDKFSLQFPGRQKFLDVKTDVYTLTTIPVRHQVWTGWPDNITNQMTLAQSGIEPVVNVVLSRATENPSGSQPSSATSRSSDVIEVDNSDENSSDDNDFQDANDDFNEYYTDTSVAARRPIEDLITDETSDEITGSVQFVENYIARYGDPHPDFYRGSLQDALNEACYKPARDRKLLAIYLHHDGSVLIHVFCEVLLKCDSIQQTLLHNFILYGWDLTHESNKNMFLSALSACSNPTAMITVRNIPVNQLPAIVIIGKSRSTCEVLSVIHGNCGKDEMFNKLLETINMYSDQRDIEVREEDERAAREAVKFEQDVAYNESLEADRRKEEAKLQKERALANEKKRLESERQEIEAVREANRLDAERCVPVEPPADAKGITKIRVRKPTGEFILRRFTVDTKLSILFKFIESQGFPMDEYKVISSFPRRDLTTVDAAETLEHYKLCPQETVILELR from the exons ATGTCTGAGTCACATGAGGATATTCTTGCCAGCTTTCAG AGCATTACGGGAATCGATCTTGCAGAGGCAATTTACCATTTGGAAGAATCTAACTGGAATTTGCTG AACGCTATTCATCGAGTACTACCTCAAGATAATATCGAACAAGAATTTTCTACGTTAAGTGCGTCACACACGAATAGAAATGCTGTGGACGAGGGACTCAACAATCTCGATGTTGAATCCAACGTTGATGAAGTAATGACCGTACCCTCGTCTCCAGTATCCACATTTCGGAACATTTATCATTCAG AATCATCTACATCTTCCAACAACCATCACACAATTGGCGATCATAGTGAGAGTGGAAGCAGTAGTGGCATTAGCTCCAGTAGCAGTTCCAAATCACCAAGGGAATTATCGTTCAACATACACTTAAAGTATGagattcacaaaattaaaattctggaTACGTCAACGGTTGCTGATCTCAAAGCGAAAATTATGTCTGCGACGTCCATTCCCATCTGTAGACAGATACTAACCGGATGGATACCGAATGAGGCCAATTGCACCGAGTCAACGATTCTACGTACATTGAATTTGGATCCGTCAAATGAATTGATATTGAAAGATGCCAATGATGAAGATTTTATGGACGAGGACGGTTTAGAGACTAATACGCGTGCAAACGAAATATTTACGGTGAACATTACACGGCAACCGGATGGGGATAAATTTTCGCTACAATTCCCCGGTCGGCAGAAATTTCTGGATGTGAAGACGGATGTTTATACGCTAACCACCATTCCCGTTCGACACCAAGTGTGGACGGGCTGGCCGGACAACATAACCAATCAAATGACATTGGCTCAATCCGGCATCGAACCAGTTGTCAATGTGGTATTGAGCCGGGCCACCGAAAATCCATCCGGTTCACAGCCATCATCGGCTACCAGTCGTTCGTCGGATGTTATTGAAGTGGACAATTCGGATGAAAATAGTTCGGACGATAACGATTTTCAGGATGCTAACGATGATTTCAATGAATATTACACCGACACGTCGGTAGCGGCACGACGTCCAATCGAAGATCtga TAACGGACGAAACAAGTGATGAAATTACTGGTTCGgttcaatttgttgaaaactACATTGCAAG gtATGGCGATCCACATCCGGATTTCTATCGAGGTAGCCTACAAGACGCATTAAACGAAGCTTGCTACAAGCCCGCAAGAGAT CGCAAACTACTCGCCATTTATTTGCACCACGATGGCAGCGTACTTATTCACGTATTCTGTGAGGTGCTACTCAAATGCGACAGCATACAACAAACGTTACTTCACAACTTCATTCTGTACGGCTGGGACTTAACACACGAGAGcaacaaaaatatgtttctgTCCGCCCTATCCGCATGCAGTAATCCGACCGCAATGATTACAGTTCGTAACATACCTGTAAATCAGCTGCCCGCTATTGTGATAATTGGCAAAAGTCGGAGCACATGCGAAGTACTTTCTGTGATTCACGGCAACTGTGGCAAGGATGAAATGTTCAATAAGTTACTGGAAACGATCAACATGTATTCGGATCAGCGTGACATCGAAGTTCGCGAAGAGGACGAACGAGCCGCACGGGAAGCGGTCAAATTCGAGCAGGACGTAGCGTACAACGAAAGTCTGGAGGCTGACCGCCGAAAAGAGGAAGCAAAGTTACAGAAGGAGCGCGCTTTGGCTAATGAAAAGAAGCGTTTGGAATCGGAACGGCAAGAGATCGAAGCCGTTCGAGAAGCGAATCGTTTGGACGCCGAGCGTTGTGTTCCCGTTGAGCCACCAGCTGATGCAAAAGGAATAACCAAAATTCGCGTACGAAAGCCGACTGGTGAATTTATTCTGAGACGATTCACCGTCGACACAAAGCTTAGTATTCTGTTCAAATTCATCGAGTCACAAGGATTTCCCATGGACGAGTACAAAGTTATTTCCAGTTTTCCGCGTCGTGAT CTAACCACCGTTGACGCAGCCGAGACACTGGAACACTACAAGCTATGTCCGCAAGAGACAGTGATCTTAGAATTACGATGA